CCGCAGTTGACCGTTGCAAATGGCGGGGCTACCAGTTGTGCTGTGGCTATCCTGCCAGCCTCCAGTCCATTCCTGGACTTAGACGGAGTTCCGAAAGGGACAACCGACACCTGCGGTGACGGTAACAAGGGAATCGGTGGGGGCACAGGCAATGGCATCCTTTACATGCCCAACTCCACTGTGCAGTGCCAAGCTATCAGCGGAAGCAGTGGTAATCTCTTCATTCCCTATGTTGTAAGCTGGGACAATCAGGCAAGCCCAGCAGGTAGTCTCTGCACATCCATTGCCGACCCTGTGCCCAATACAAAGTCCAAATGCAACGCACCTACCGTAGATCAGGGCACAGTTAGTGTCGTAGTTCTGCCCACTATCACCAAGACAGACAGCATCACCTTCATCAAGTCAGGCAACACCACCACTTATACTGTCGTCATCACCAATACAACGAAAGTTGCGTTAAGTGGCGCAGTCTTCAAAGACCCAGCAGTAAGCGGTATCAATGTCAATAGCGTAACCTGCTCGGCAGGAGAAGGGGCGTCCTGCCCAGCCAGCCCCACAGTGGCAGATATGCAGGGTGCAGGCATTACTATTCCTTCCATGCCGGTTGACAGTAGCGTAACCTTCACAATCAATGCCACCTTAAGCGGCAATCCCGGAGATACTCGCACTAACACAGCCAGCGTCACCGTCAGTAGCCAGACTAACTCAGCCAGTGATACCGACACCATTACTGGAGAGATTGCAATAAGCCCTTCGAGTTCTTCCAAATATGGCTCTCAGGGAACATTAATGGTATTTAATTATGCCCTTTGGAACTTTGGTTTCTAACAGTGCCTGCAGACAGTTCAGAGAATTTTATAGTAAAGGTGCAAATCCCTGCTGACGCAGCTATAGGGACAGTTGATACAACAACCATTACTGCGGTATCAGGCAATGACCCAAGCAACAAAGCAACTGCAACTGCTGTCAGTACTGTGAGCGAGCCATTAACCTTAACGCCTGATAACACAGGCTCAGGTGGAAAAGGCTCTTCGGCATTTTATAACCACAGGGTGCAGAATAATACAGCCTCAAGCCAGACAGTTAGTTTTTCAACTGAATTTTTAGACCCATGCACAGGCTGGACTAAAGTCACTCCTGAAACAGTGACACTTTCACCTTTTGGAGGATATGAAGATATTGTGGTCAAGGTAACAATACCCTCCACTGCCGTGGCTGGAGATGTATGTAGAGTAACTGTGACTGCCACGGCAGGAGGAAATTCAGCACTTGCAACTGACACCACAACAGTAAAAGACATTGTCCTTTATTCAGACCCCGACTACACAAATGAAAGCTACATATTCCCTGTAGGGAATGCTGTTTATGCAAGGGCATTTGGCACTCTGAGCACAACTTATAGATTCTACTGGTATGATTCAAGCAATAATTTAAAAAGAACCTCGCCGCTCTACACAGGCCCGGAAATATTATCTGACACTTATGACCCAATTGCAGGGCCCCTCGGAACATGGCGCGTGGAGGTAAGGCGTGTCAGCGACAATGCTCTTTTTGCCCAGGCTTATTTTTATGTTGGACCTGACCATGTAAATGCAAGCTATACAGGGCCAAATCCGCGTGTGAATACCAATGTAACTATTAACCTCACCTTACATGACAAGGATAATCATGTTGTGCCCATAGACCCAGCTACCGGAAATGTTGTTCAAGGAAACCCGCCAACAACAAAAGACCCATTAAAAATAACTGTATCCGTAAACGGCTCTGCAACAATTGTATCTACTACCTTGAGCGGAGCTGTAATTGTCGGACAGACAGTTACCGGAAACCTCGACAGTGTAACAGGAACCGCCACAATAACAATCACTGATAGCGTCACGGAAATAGTGACTATTACTCCGGCTTCCTATAATTCGGCATTATACGGCTCACCATCGAGGGATGAACCAACAACAGTCTCCTTTAAAAAAATAAAGATAGTTGACTGGCGTGAGATTCTTCCCTGAAAACTGAGCCTTTATAAATTGACAGCCCTTTGTCATGCTGGTAACCCCTTTTGTCATGCTGAATTTATTTCAGCATCTCAGCCCTTAGACCCTGAAACAAGTTCAGGGTGACAGAGAGATGGCTTGCATAGATAGTTGTTTTATGCTAAGAGTTTTTCATGGGCATGAAAGGAGGCATTTATGGCTTACACAGCAAAAGACTATTCAAGACTCATTGGTATGCAGGGCTTTTCAGAGACCCTTCTAAAAAATCACTTCACCCTTTATTCAGGGTATGTGACAAACACAAACAAACTTCTTGAAACACTTACTGCGATGCTTAAGGATGGGAAAACCAATACACCTGAATATGCAGAGCTTAAAAGAAGGCTCGGCTGGGAGTTTAATGGAATGAGGCTTCATGAATATTATTTTGAAAACTTAGGAGGAAAAGGTAAACTGGACGAGACAGGAAGGCTGATGAAAGGACTCTGTGAGTCCTTTGGAAGTTATGAGCTATGGGAGAAAGATTTCAGGACAGTTGGAAGTATGAGGGGAATTGGCTGGGCATGCCTTTATCAGGATATAATGGAAGGAAGACTTATTAATTTCTGGATTAATGAGCACGATGTCTCACACCCAGCAGGTTGTAACCTCATACTCATCATGGATGTTTTTGAGCATGCCTTTATGCTCGATTACGGACTTAAAAGAGCAGACTACATAGAGGCATTCTTTAAAAACATACATTGGTTGCAGGTAGAGGCAAGATTAAAATAAAAAGGAGGTTTTCTCATGAAAAAAATACCATTTGTTGATTTTGGATTGTGCGAGGGCTGTGGCTCATGCAGTGCGGTCTGCCCAGAGGTGTTTGAAACGAGGGACGATGGAAAGGCATATGTTATAGGTCCTAATAAATGTAATACCTGCGATTGTCAGGAGGCAGCAGATATATGCCCTGTTCAGGCAATTACATTTTTCGAGGAATAAGAAAAAACTCTCTCTTTAGTATAAAATCTATGCTATGAAGTCTCTAAGGGATGTCTCTCGGTTTCACGGGCATATGTGTCCGGGGCTTGCACTGGGCTACAGGGTCTCTGAATTTGCACTCAGGAAATTAGGCACAAGGGCAAAGGACGAGGAGATTGTGGCAGTCGTGGAGAACGACTCATGCGCAGTGGATGCCATTCAGGTTATGACCGGGTGCACATTTGGCAAGGGAAATCTGATATTTAAGGATTACGGAAAACAGGTCTATACATTCATACAAAGGGGTATAAGAAAGCCAAAAGTCAATGCCTTGAGAATCTCGGTTAAATGGCAGTCTCCAGAGGAAACACCTATAGAGACCTCGATGTGGCAGAGGTATATGAAAGGACAAAGAACACCTGTGGTATTAAAGGCAGTGCATAAGAGAAAATCTAAAAAGATAAATGCTATACTGAATGCCAAAGACAGAGAGCTTTTTGATGTCAGAGTGAAGAAGATTAAGCCTCCTTTGGAGGCACATATATGGGTGAGCATTCCCTGTAGTGTTTGCGGAGAAAAGGTTATGGAGACAAGGGCAAGAATTAAAGAGGGAAAGGTTATGTGTATTCCATGTTTGGAGAGAGATAGATGAAACCCATTGAAAAGGCAAATATCCTTATAGAGGCATTGCCTTATATAAAGAGTTTTTACGGAAAGACATTTGTCATAAAATACGGTGGCTCTGCTCAGTCAGACGAGAAACTGAAGAGTGCCTTTGCACAGGATATCGTGCTACTGAATTTCATCGGCATACACCCTGTGATAGTTCATGGAGGAGGGCCAAAGATAACCGAGATTATGCAAAAGATGGGCAAAAAGCCCCTATTTATACAGGGTCAGCGCATAACAGACAAAGAGACAATGGACATTGTTGAGATGGTTCTTGGAGGTCTCATAAACAAAGAGATTGTCGCATTGATAAATACCCACGGAGGAAAAGCAGTTGGCTTAAGCGGAAAAGACGGCGGGCTCATCAAAGCAAAAAAGAAGCTTCTAAAAAAATCATCTGCCGAAGAAGAGATTATCGACATAGGTCTTGTTGGAGATGTGAGCTCGGTTGAGCCAAAGATATTGCGGTCCATTCAAGGTGAGGGGTTTATTCCTGTGATTGCACCAATAGGTACGGACTCCAAAGGCGAGGCATTAAACATCAATGCAGATTATGTAGCATCCGAAATCGCATCCGCAGTAGGTGCCGAAAAATTGATTGTCCTTACAGATGTCCCGGGGATAAA
This genomic interval from Nitrospirota bacterium contains the following:
- a CDS encoding DUF11 domain-containing protein, translated to MWTWLLVFGIVAVCLLSHTDTAYAYDETQCAGDRFGEDLNCTAQDVSITNIRVIGDTTSCIGGSSITLDLEVTVNFATPDRWDIGVFVSNDGKTPQLTVANGGATSCAVAILPASSPFLDLDGVPKGTTDTCGDGNKGIGGGTGNGILYMPNSTVQCQAISGSSGNLFIPYVVSWDNQASPAGSLCTSIADPVPNTKSKCNAPTVDQGTVSVVVLPTITKTDSITFIKSGNTTTYTVVITNTTKVALSGAVFKDPAVSGINVNSVTCSAGEGASCPASPTVADMQGAGITIPSMPVDSSVTFTINATLSGNPGDTRTNTASVTVSSQTNSASDTDTITGEIAISPSSSSKYGSQGTLMVFNYALWNFGF
- a CDS encoding superoxide dismutase, with the translated sequence MAYTAKDYSRLIGMQGFSETLLKNHFTLYSGYVTNTNKLLETLTAMLKDGKTNTPEYAELKRRLGWEFNGMRLHEYYFENLGGKGKLDETGRLMKGLCESFGSYELWEKDFRTVGSMRGIGWACLYQDIMEGRLINFWINEHDVSHPAGCNLILIMDVFEHAFMLDYGLKRADYIEAFFKNIHWLQVEARLK
- a CDS encoding ferredoxin gives rise to the protein MKKIPFVDFGLCEGCGSCSAVCPEVFETRDDGKAYVIGPNKCNTCDCQEAADICPVQAITFFEE
- a CDS encoding TraR/DksA C4-type zinc finger protein, giving the protein MKSLRDVSRFHGHMCPGLALGYRVSEFALRKLGTRAKDEEIVAVVENDSCAVDAIQVMTGCTFGKGNLIFKDYGKQVYTFIQRGIRKPKVNALRISVKWQSPEETPIETSMWQRYMKGQRTPVVLKAVHKRKSKKINAILNAKDRELFDVRVKKIKPPLEAHIWVSIPCSVCGEKVMETRARIKEGKVMCIPCLERDR
- the argB gene encoding acetylglutamate kinase gives rise to the protein MKPIEKANILIEALPYIKSFYGKTFVIKYGGSAQSDEKLKSAFAQDIVLLNFIGIHPVIVHGGGPKITEIMQKMGKKPLFIQGQRITDKETMDIVEMVLGGLINKEIVALINTHGGKAVGLSGKDGGLIKAKKKLLKKSSAEEEIIDIGLVGDVSSVEPKILRSIQGEGFIPVIAPIGTDSKGEALNINADYVASEIASAVGAEKLIVLTDVPGIKGKRGDILSSIDKKGIRKLIADGTVGGGMLPKVHACMSALSAGTKKTHIIDGRVPHCLLLEIFTKEGIGTEITE